The following proteins come from a genomic window of Paenibacillus spongiae:
- a CDS encoding D-lyxose/D-mannose family sugar isomerase: MIKRSQVRVAQLRTAELFRQAGIVLTPEEQTGIEVASFGLNDLETQGLELITYINNDRYCAKELVLFPGQTCPEHLHPPVGSDPGKTETFRCRWGKVYLYVEGKAAPNIKATVPAASKDYYTVMHEIELSPGQQYTIEPGTLHWFQAGEEGAIVSEFSSTSRDEFDIFTDPNVERMPVIIED, encoded by the coding sequence ATGATAAAGCGTAGTCAGGTTCGGGTAGCGCAGCTGCGGACAGCGGAGCTGTTCCGGCAAGCCGGCATTGTGCTTACGCCGGAGGAACAAACCGGAATTGAAGTCGCATCGTTCGGATTGAACGATTTGGAGACACAGGGGCTGGAGCTCATTACCTACATCAATAACGACCGCTATTGCGCCAAGGAGCTCGTTCTCTTCCCGGGACAAACCTGCCCGGAGCATCTTCATCCGCCGGTCGGCAGCGATCCAGGCAAGACGGAGACGTTCCGGTGCCGCTGGGGCAAGGTGTACCTGTACGTCGAGGGGAAAGCGGCGCCGAATATTAAAGCGACCGTTCCGGCTGCGAGCAAGGACTATTACACCGTTATGCATGAGATCGAGTTAAGCCCGGGCCAGCAGTATACGATCGAGCCTGGGACGCTTCATTGGTTTCAAGCCGGCGAAGAAGGCGCGATCGTATCGGAGTTCTCGAGCACAAGCCGCGATGAATTCGATATCTTCACCGACCCGAATGTGGAGCGGATGCCGGTTATTATCGAGGACTAA
- a CDS encoding sensor histidine kinase: protein MNAVRIRWWVSAAVTILFFILLPSYSFAEPQPAAEPIAEWEIQWTNDPDSSQMPRESANWVTVDSGEGIPDRPSNFTSMWIKFELPQIDAESGMLIEKMYGQSFEIFVDGASIHSYNRSNLHENNRFLLPLSAEDSGKTVMIFGKTHTASLGLYQQILVGDYQQMLTRYSKADLLDIVLGFAFLFMSAVMLICSVFLSKEQRKSWISLSLVILAIGVLIITYAPFLYIHYGEYGTLFLDLFDIALYLFIPSLTYFFESIFGAGPKGIVRKFRKFQIYYSCLCLAATIINDFTTYTYFGLYDLVTVTLVGLIALVQIILIISMSITYAVKGNKEAIIVSSGFGIFAAAAVGELFWYYMNDGHYKLYMWKWGMVGFILALLVLLGRRLAYNHRQVVKYSQELEVYNHQLQRSEKMEIISQLAASVAHEVRNPMQVTRGFLQLLGENAQLDRERNYLKLAIDELDRAASIITNYLTFAKPQLEEMTILNLHDELRQVEGIIVPLANLQGGKIQLSVPKHLFVEGNSSKFKQALINIIKNSIESLKGNGLIQLSAFEEGGEVILQIRDNGEGMDKEVLAKLGEPYFSNKTKGTGLGLMVTFRIIELMHGKLQFQSEKGVGTVAMLRFPSVSHETKNGVAFQ from the coding sequence ATGAATGCCGTGCGCATAAGATGGTGGGTTTCAGCTGCAGTAACTATTTTATTTTTCATTCTGCTCCCAAGTTATTCGTTTGCTGAACCGCAGCCGGCTGCCGAGCCGATAGCGGAATGGGAGATTCAATGGACCAATGATCCTGACTCCTCTCAAATGCCACGGGAATCCGCTAATTGGGTTACAGTCGATTCGGGTGAAGGGATTCCGGACAGGCCCTCGAATTTCACGTCGATGTGGATCAAGTTTGAACTGCCTCAAATTGACGCCGAAAGCGGCATGCTGATCGAAAAAATGTACGGGCAAAGCTTTGAAATCTTCGTGGACGGAGCCAGCATCCATTCCTACAACAGGTCGAACCTTCATGAGAATAACCGTTTTCTATTGCCTCTAAGCGCGGAGGACTCGGGCAAGACGGTGATGATCTTCGGGAAGACGCATACGGCATCGCTTGGGCTATACCAGCAGATTCTGGTCGGGGACTATCAACAGATGCTTACCCGATACAGCAAGGCCGATTTGCTGGACATTGTTCTGGGATTCGCGTTCTTATTCATGTCGGCCGTAATGCTCATCTGTTCGGTCTTTCTAAGCAAGGAGCAGCGGAAGAGCTGGATATCGCTGAGCTTGGTCATTCTGGCCATCGGCGTGTTAATCATTACGTATGCACCGTTTCTGTACATCCATTATGGCGAGTACGGCACCTTGTTCTTGGATCTCTTCGATATCGCGCTCTATTTGTTCATCCCTTCGCTCACCTACTTTTTTGAAAGTATTTTCGGCGCAGGGCCGAAGGGGATCGTACGCAAGTTCCGTAAATTCCAGATCTACTATTCCTGTCTTTGTTTAGCGGCTACCATTATTAACGACTTCACCACCTATACCTATTTCGGCTTGTACGATCTGGTGACCGTGACGCTGGTGGGCCTGATTGCGCTCGTGCAGATCATCCTCATAATCAGCATGTCGATTACATATGCAGTCAAGGGAAACAAGGAAGCCATCATTGTTTCGTCCGGATTCGGAATATTCGCCGCGGCGGCGGTCGGCGAATTGTTCTGGTACTACATGAATGACGGCCATTACAAGCTGTACATGTGGAAGTGGGGAATGGTCGGATTTATTCTAGCGCTGCTCGTGCTGCTGGGCCGGCGATTGGCTTATAACCACCGGCAGGTTGTCAAGTATTCCCAAGAGCTTGAAGTGTACAATCACCAGCTCCAGCGGTCGGAGAAGATGGAGATCATCAGTCAGCTTGCAGCTTCCGTCGCTCATGAGGTGCGAAATCCGATGCAGGTCACCCGTGGATTCCTGCAGCTGTTAGGGGAGAATGCGCAGCTCGATCGGGAACGGAATTACTTGAAGCTGGCGATTGACGAGCTTGACCGGGCGGCGAGCATCATTACCAACTACTTGACGTTCGCGAAGCCCCAATTGGAAGAGATGACGATATTAAATCTGCATGACGAGCTGAGACAGGTCGAAGGAATTATCGTTCCGCTTGCTAACCTCCAGGGCGGCAAGATCCAGTTGTCCGTTCCGAAGCATTTGTTCGTCGAAGGGAATTCATCGAAATTCAAGCAAGCCTTGATCAATATTATTAAGAACAGCATCGAATCGTTAAAAGGGAATGGACTTATTCAGCTATCGGCCTTTGAAGAGGGTGGCGAGGTTATCCTCCAAATTCGAGATAACGGCGAAGGGATGGATAAGGAGGTTCTTGCCAAGCTCGGAGAGCCTTACTTCTCGAACAAGACGAAAGGAACGGGGCTGGGCCTTATGGTTACGTTCCGGATTATTGAATTGATGCACGGCAAGCTGCAGTTTCAGAGTGAAAAAGGTGTCGGTACCGTAGCCATGCTGCGGTTCCCGTCGGTAAGCCACGAAACGAAGAACGGTGTCGCATTTCAATGA
- a CDS encoding M15 family metallopeptidase, with protein MKNGKRKSILSYIVISTIGATLLFSAAYHSKSGAAGSPDPTPAPRTAVKTAAAVKSSGSTFLRDNAPSRTGTKNPSGTVVVWNLSSTVVLVNKERTLPSSYVPSDLVVPNVPFSFSGSNPKKQLRKPAAAALEKLFAGAKKDGISLKAVSGYRSYATQQSIFARNAKLKGEALANKTSARAGQSEHQTGLAMDVSSASVDYTLEQRFGKTKEGKWLKANAAKYGFIIRFGEGQEKLTGYSYEPWHIRYVGVWIAGEITRQGKTLEQYLEQFD; from the coding sequence GTGAAAAATGGTAAACGCAAGTCTATTCTATCTTATATTGTGATTTCTACAATAGGCGCTACTCTACTATTTTCGGCCGCGTACCATTCGAAGTCAGGGGCCGCCGGCAGTCCGGATCCAACGCCTGCTCCCCGTACCGCCGTTAAAACGGCTGCGGCAGTGAAATCGTCAGGATCCACCTTTTTGCGCGATAATGCGCCAAGCCGGACAGGCACGAAGAACCCCTCCGGTACGGTCGTCGTGTGGAATCTGTCGAGCACCGTCGTGCTTGTGAATAAGGAGCGCACCCTGCCGTCAAGCTACGTGCCGAGCGATCTTGTTGTGCCGAACGTCCCCTTCTCATTCTCCGGCAGCAATCCGAAGAAGCAGCTGCGCAAGCCTGCCGCAGCCGCTCTGGAGAAGCTGTTTGCCGGGGCCAAGAAGGACGGGATCTCATTAAAAGCGGTATCGGGCTATCGATCTTACGCCACGCAGCAATCGATCTTCGCGCGCAATGCGAAGCTGAAGGGCGAAGCACTAGCCAACAAGACGAGCGCGCGCGCCGGACAAAGCGAGCATCAGACCGGTCTTGCGATGGATGTCTCCAGCGCCTCGGTGGATTATACCTTGGAGCAGAGATTCGGCAAGACGAAAGAAGGCAAGTGGTTGAAGGCCAATGCGGCCAAATACGGCTTCATTATCCGTTTCGGGGAAGGCCAGGAGAAGCTGACCGGCTATTCCTATGAGCCATGGCATATCCGCTATGTAGGCGTATGGATTGCCGGCGAGATTACCCGCCAAGGAAAGACGCTGGAACAATATTTGGAGCAGTTCGATTAA
- a CDS encoding glycoside hydrolase family 26 protein: MMYSGKFVKVFGRMTCALVVIAMMMTMANVVEVQALNVWGLVSEAQKLEKKKDYTGAIAKYKQAAAEFAVQKEYGNATNMYRRIGDNYVLLKRYDDAVASWDLESSYANKAGQTQVSLAAKRKADMLRSTAQLFIETNAAAAGGANDHGAKYEPKNGALLGAYAELDPVVHNPANGSPFYTTGFPELTGKKHAAYLLYFTYGKPFSNLKHHVSQAVQNGTALQLGLQPMKGLSEVKDDAYLRGLAREIGEAGIPVFLRFANEMNGDWVPWHGDPKAYIEKFRLVTKVFKEEAPDNVVMVWSPDRLPEHNINDYYPGDAYVDWVGVSLYSIFNPAFDPLKQGEDRSSHVEKFDYIYKQYAARKPIFISEGGVAYMYPEKKQDKTDWAVYKTKEFYATLPMLYPKVKGVFWFDSNHDSSNRIKYYMLSANKKLLDAYKISIANPFYLGAIGEESPVAYKRISGAAVAAGKQKMSAYVKTWSPTLAKVTYEIGGRNVGTAVSLPWTVHVDFTPYRGKKIEVIVKAYNNQNKLVTTQRVPVTVTN, encoded by the coding sequence ATGATGTATTCCGGGAAGTTTGTGAAGGTATTTGGGCGTATGACATGCGCGTTAGTTGTCATCGCGATGATGATGACAATGGCGAATGTCGTTGAAGTTCAAGCCCTCAATGTGTGGGGACTGGTGAGTGAAGCGCAGAAGCTGGAGAAGAAGAAAGACTACACGGGCGCTATCGCCAAGTACAAGCAGGCGGCAGCCGAATTCGCCGTCCAGAAAGAATATGGCAACGCGACGAATATGTACCGCCGGATCGGCGACAATTATGTGCTGTTGAAACGTTACGACGATGCCGTAGCAAGCTGGGATTTGGAATCGTCCTATGCGAATAAGGCGGGACAGACACAGGTCAGCCTTGCGGCCAAACGGAAGGCCGATATGCTGCGCAGCACGGCACAGCTGTTTATCGAGACGAATGCGGCGGCAGCCGGCGGAGCGAATGATCATGGCGCGAAGTATGAACCGAAGAACGGCGCACTGCTCGGCGCCTACGCCGAACTGGATCCGGTTGTTCATAACCCGGCCAACGGTTCACCTTTCTATACCACCGGGTTTCCGGAACTGACCGGCAAGAAGCATGCGGCTTATTTGCTGTATTTTACATACGGCAAGCCATTCTCGAATTTGAAGCATCATGTTAGCCAGGCGGTTCAGAACGGAACTGCGCTACAGCTCGGTCTGCAGCCGATGAAGGGGCTGTCGGAGGTGAAGGACGACGCATATTTGCGCGGGCTTGCCCGCGAAATCGGCGAAGCCGGTATCCCGGTGTTCCTGCGATTCGCTAACGAGATGAATGGGGACTGGGTGCCATGGCATGGCGATCCCAAAGCCTATATCGAGAAATTCCGGCTGGTCACCAAGGTGTTCAAGGAGGAGGCGCCGGACAATGTGGTCATGGTATGGTCGCCGGACCGGCTCCCGGAGCATAACATTAACGATTATTATCCCGGCGATGCCTATGTCGACTGGGTGGGCGTCAGCTTGTACAGCATCTTTAATCCGGCCTTCGATCCGCTGAAGCAGGGCGAAGACCGTTCGAGCCATGTCGAGAAGTTCGACTATATTTACAAGCAGTACGCAGCGCGGAAGCCGATCTTTATTTCGGAGGGCGGCGTCGCCTATATGTATCCGGAGAAGAAGCAGGATAAGACCGACTGGGCGGTCTACAAAACCAAAGAGTTCTACGCAACGCTGCCCATGCTGTATCCGAAGGTGAAAGGGGTATTCTGGTTCGACAGCAATCATGACTCCTCCAACCGGATCAAATATTATATGCTGTCCGCGAACAAGAAGCTGCTGGACGCCTATAAAATCTCCATTGCCAATCCGTTCTATCTCGGCGCCATCGGGGAAGAATCGCCGGTCGCCTATAAGCGGATCAGCGGAGCGGCGGTAGCTGCCGGCAAGCAGAAGATGTCCGCATACGTCAAGACATGGTCTCCTACGCTTGCCAAGGTTACGTACGAGATTGGCGGCCGTAATGTCGGAACCGCGGTTTCGCTCCCATGGACGGTTCATGTCGATTTTACGCCATACCGAGGGAAGAAAATCGAAGTCATCGTCAAAGCCTACAACAACCAGAACAAGCTGGTGACCACGCAGCGCGTACCCGTCACGGTGACCAACTAG
- a CDS encoding NUDIX domain-containing protein: MNYNSGKYRTPDGAPTDIAIFTITSTDRAKAKKSLPRRELQVLLIKRKRWPFEGKWALPGGFTNETETVHECAKRELWEETGVKDVHMEYFNAYSAPNRDPRGWMISHAFFALVNEAELASREAASDAAEVRLFPVSEAAGMELAFDHNAILQDALAKIREKMVTTTIAKSFLPAEFTISELYQILQTVVPDFEERNFIRKITSTQSRRGIIEEVRTPGGELALSNRHSQRAAQLYRFTDYVPQLSIYR, from the coding sequence ATGAACTATAATTCGGGCAAATACCGGACGCCTGACGGTGCCCCTACCGATATCGCCATCTTTACGATTACATCGACGGACCGAGCCAAGGCGAAGAAGAGCTTGCCCCGCCGGGAGCTGCAGGTGCTGCTGATCAAGCGGAAACGGTGGCCCTTCGAAGGGAAGTGGGCGCTTCCGGGCGGATTCACGAATGAAACGGAGACGGTCCACGAGTGCGCGAAGCGCGAGCTGTGGGAGGAGACCGGCGTGAAGGACGTACACATGGAATATTTCAATGCATACAGCGCCCCGAATCGGGATCCGAGGGGGTGGATGATCTCCCATGCGTTCTTCGCGCTCGTGAATGAAGCGGAGCTGGCGTCCCGGGAGGCGGCCAGCGATGCGGCGGAGGTCAGATTGTTTCCGGTTAGCGAGGCAGCCGGAATGGAACTGGCTTTCGACCATAACGCCATCTTGCAGGATGCGCTTGCGAAAATCCGCGAGAAGATGGTAACGACGACAATCGCCAAATCCTTTCTTCCGGCGGAGTTCACGATCAGCGAGCTGTATCAGATTCTCCAAACGGTCGTGCCGGATTTCGAGGAGCGCAATTTTATACGCAAAATTACTTCTACGCAGAGCCGGAGAGGGATCATTGAAGAGGTGAGGACGCCCGGAGGCGAGCTCGCGCTGTCGAACCGCCACTCGCAGCGGGCCGCGCAGCTGTACCGCTTCACGGATTACGTGCCGCAGCTATCGATCTACCGGTAA
- a CDS encoding DeoR/GlpR family DNA-binding transcription regulator encodes MNGNGVPSMSIALNARQQQMMERLKMDGEIKVIEMKELFSVAEMTIRRDLEKLEQTGAVRRTFGGAILVGKDVSLQERVVYMTEEKIRIGRKAAELIEPGESVFIDGGTTTLQIARALKPGFGVTVVTNALNVAGELLDKRIPTIVAGGTILESTSTLVGPITSETISSMAFNRVFLGATGVSAVHGFSNSNVYEAEIKKMAIRQASEVNIVIDHSKFGANVLVSFAELAKADRIIADRLPDAELLEACREASVELVKADE; translated from the coding sequence ATGAACGGAAACGGAGTGCCAAGCATGTCGATCGCGTTGAATGCCAGACAGCAACAGATGATGGAGCGGCTGAAAATGGACGGAGAGATTAAAGTCATCGAGATGAAGGAGCTGTTCAGCGTCGCGGAAATGACCATCCGGCGCGATCTGGAGAAGCTGGAGCAGACCGGCGCCGTCCGGCGCACCTTCGGCGGTGCGATACTGGTAGGCAAGGATGTGTCGCTGCAGGAGCGGGTTGTTTATATGACGGAGGAGAAGATTCGCATCGGCCGTAAGGCGGCAGAGCTGATCGAGCCGGGCGAGTCCGTATTTATCGACGGGGGGACGACGACGCTGCAGATCGCCAGGGCGCTCAAGCCCGGCTTTGGCGTTACGGTCGTGACCAACGCGCTGAATGTGGCGGGCGAGCTGCTGGATAAGCGCATACCGACGATCGTCGCCGGCGGCACGATCCTGGAATCGACCTCGACGCTGGTCGGTCCGATCACGTCGGAGACGATTTCCTCCATGGCATTCAATCGCGTCTTCCTCGGCGCAACCGGCGTCTCCGCCGTGCACGGCTTCAGCAACTCCAATGTTTATGAGGCCGAAATTAAAAAGATGGCAATCCGCCAAGCATCCGAGGTGAACATCGTCATCGACCATTCGAAGTTCGGCGCGAATGTGCTCGTCTCGTTCGCAGAGCTCGCCAAGGCGGACCGCATTATTGCCGACAGGCTTCCCGATGCGGAGCTGCTGGAGGCGTGCCGGGAGGCTTCGGTCGAGCTTGTAAAGGCTGACGAATAG
- a CDS encoding nicotinate phosphoribosyltransferase — translation MTMNMTLHTDKYQINMMYAHWVNGSLNQRVAFEVNFRKLPFGNGYAVFAGLARVVDYIRDIRFSDEEIAYLREQEEQYDEGFLEELRAFRFTGDLYAVPEGTLVFPNEPLLRVEARIFEAQLVETAILNFINFQTLLATKASRIKQVAPDDILLEFGTRRAQEADAAVWGARSAYIAGFDATSNMRAGMMFGIPTKGTHAHAWVQSHETELESFRLYAKALPNQVTLLVDTYDTLKSGVVNAIRVAKELEAQGKRMDAIRLDSGDLAYLSKQARAMLDKAGLPYVKIVASNDLDENLIFNLKAQGARIDSWGVGTKLITAADQPALGGVYKLVAREKDGAMIPVIKISGNPEKVSTPGIKAVYRIVNRDTGKAEADYVALIEEQDVKNGEPLTLFDPVHPYLSKVISKYDAIPLLKPVFLRGELAAAMPDLDQIRAYHRGQLELFWPEHLRKLNPEHYPVDLSLTAWQQKLDLIQQHKS, via the coding sequence ATGACTATGAACATGACGCTTCACACGGACAAATATCAGATTAATATGATGTATGCGCATTGGGTGAACGGTTCGTTGAACCAGCGGGTAGCCTTCGAAGTCAACTTCCGGAAGCTGCCGTTCGGCAACGGCTACGCCGTCTTCGCCGGTCTTGCGCGGGTCGTCGACTATATCCGGGATATTCGTTTCAGCGATGAAGAGATTGCTTATTTGCGGGAGCAGGAGGAGCAGTATGACGAAGGCTTCCTCGAGGAGCTGCGCGCGTTTAGGTTCACCGGCGATCTGTATGCAGTACCGGAAGGAACCCTGGTCTTCCCGAACGAACCGCTGCTTCGCGTGGAAGCGCGGATCTTCGAAGCGCAGCTCGTCGAGACGGCTATTCTGAATTTTATCAATTTCCAGACGCTGCTCGCCACGAAGGCTTCGCGCATTAAGCAGGTTGCGCCGGACGATATTCTGCTTGAATTCGGCACAAGGCGGGCGCAGGAAGCGGATGCGGCCGTATGGGGAGCCCGCTCGGCCTACATAGCCGGATTCGACGCCACCTCGAACATGAGAGCGGGCATGATGTTCGGCATTCCGACCAAAGGGACTCATGCCCATGCCTGGGTGCAAAGCCATGAGACGGAGCTGGAATCGTTCCGGCTTTATGCCAAGGCGCTGCCGAACCAGGTGACCCTGCTCGTCGATACGTACGATACGCTCAAGAGCGGCGTAGTGAATGCGATTCGCGTTGCCAAGGAGCTGGAGGCTCAAGGCAAACGGATGGATGCGATCCGGCTCGACAGCGGCGACTTGGCGTATTTGTCCAAGCAGGCCAGAGCCATGCTGGACAAGGCCGGATTGCCGTATGTAAAGATTGTGGCTTCGAATGATCTGGATGAGAATTTGATCTTCAACCTGAAGGCCCAGGGAGCGAGGATCGACAGCTGGGGAGTAGGTACGAAGCTTATAACGGCGGCGGATCAGCCGGCGCTTGGCGGGGTTTACAAGCTGGTAGCCCGCGAGAAGGACGGCGCGATGATTCCGGTCATCAAGATCTCGGGCAATCCCGAGAAGGTATCGACCCCGGGGATCAAGGCGGTCTACCGGATCGTCAATCGCGATACGGGCAAGGCGGAAGCCGACTATGTCGCTCTGATCGAGGAGCAGGATGTCAAGAACGGAGAGCCGCTCACCCTCTTTGACCCGGTTCATCCGTATCTGAGCAAGGTGATTAGCAAGTATGATGCCATTCCGCTTCTTAAGCCGGTATTCCTGCGGGGCGAGCTGGCCGCGGCCATGCCGGATTTGGATCAGATCCGCGCCTACCACCGCGGGCAGCTGGAGCTGTTCTGGCCGGAGCATCTGCGGAAGCTGAATCCCGAGCATTATCCGGTCGATCTGAGCCTGACTGCCTGGCAGCAGAAGCTGGATCTTATTCAGCAGCATAAATCGTAG
- a CDS encoding DUF1904 domain-containing protein, with the protein MPQLTVRGMALDRIASISGPLVHELAEICGCGTDNFTIDLMQVISVFEGQQTETYPFIEVAWFERGPAVRDRLADAITRHVRKAGVAEVEVAFKVYSEDAYYINGQSCGS; encoded by the coding sequence ATGCCCCAATTAACGGTTAGAGGAATGGCGCTTGACCGGATCGCAAGCATTAGCGGTCCGCTTGTTCATGAGCTTGCGGAGATTTGCGGCTGCGGAACGGATAATTTCACGATTGATCTCATGCAGGTGATATCCGTATTCGAGGGACAACAGACAGAGACGTATCCGTTTATCGAGGTCGCTTGGTTCGAGCGCGGGCCGGCGGTTCGCGACCGATTGGCCGATGCGATAACGCGGCATGTTCGGAAGGCCGGGGTTGCGGAGGTAGAAGTGGCGTTCAAAGTGTACAGCGAGGATGCTTATTATATTAATGGGCAGTCTTGCGGGTCATAA
- a CDS encoding cysteine hydrolase family protein, which yields MRAFIAIDYTVDFVTGKLPCGDPAIQIEERIAGLAERFIQANDFVVMAVDLHDEGDTLHPEHKLFPPHNIRGTEGRRLYGKLDTVYQANRQAVYWMDKTRYSAFCGTDLELQLRMRGIEEVHLAGVCTDICVLHTAVDAYNKGYRIVIHADAAATFNKAGHEWALNHFENVLGAQVVQGF from the coding sequence ATGAGAGCATTTATAGCGATCGATTATACGGTCGATTTCGTTACGGGAAAGCTGCCTTGCGGCGATCCGGCCATTCAAATCGAGGAGCGGATCGCCGGGCTGGCCGAGCGTTTTATCCAGGCGAATGATTTTGTCGTCATGGCGGTGGATCTCCACGATGAGGGCGATACTCTTCATCCGGAGCATAAGCTGTTTCCGCCTCACAACATTAGAGGGACGGAAGGCAGAAGGCTGTACGGCAAGCTGGATACGGTTTACCAAGCGAACCGGCAGGCGGTGTATTGGATGGACAAAACGCGGTACAGCGCTTTTTGCGGAACGGACTTAGAGCTGCAGCTGCGGATGAGGGGAATCGAGGAAGTGCATCTGGCAGGGGTGTGTACCGATATTTGCGTGCTGCATACCGCTGTAGATGCTTATAACAAAGGGTATCGGATCGTCATCCATGCGGATGCCGCGGCAACATTCAATAAAGCAGGACATGAATGGGCACTGAATCACTTTGAGAACGTGCTCGGCGCACAGGTCGTACAGGGGTTTTGA
- a CDS encoding aldose 1-epimerase family protein, protein MELFGRSWTRRELEARIGKLEQIGGIRRFECAEGPEKGTEIIQVRTGAGLSYTVTPTKGLDLSLAEFGGTPISWQSAGGDIHPMYYEAEGAGWLRTASGGLLMTCGLMHAGWTAEHDGQRFGLHGRVHHTPARQVAAEGQWNGDDYDMRISGTMEETALFGGHLRMRREIRSRLGENRITITDTVENAGFEPCPHMILYHFNFGFPLLTESAELAFPSGAVKPREEETPLADYDRWQAPTAGYMERCYYHKPDAPKRAAASIRQPQFPQAGGRHIPLKVTLSWGTDTLPQLVQWKLPGEGSHVLGIEPANCGMDGAPPDEADRLRVKLQPGEQVRYELELNIG, encoded by the coding sequence ATGGAATTATTCGGGCGATCATGGACGCGGCGCGAGCTGGAGGCGCGTATCGGGAAGCTGGAGCAGATCGGCGGCATTCGCCGCTTCGAATGCGCGGAAGGCCCGGAGAAAGGGACGGAGATCATCCAGGTCCGTACGGGCGCGGGACTTAGCTATACCGTCACGCCGACGAAGGGGCTCGATCTGTCGCTGGCTGAATTCGGCGGGACGCCGATCAGCTGGCAGTCCGCCGGCGGCGATATCCACCCGATGTATTATGAAGCGGAGGGGGCGGGGTGGCTGCGGACGGCCTCGGGCGGTCTGCTCATGACCTGCGGTCTCATGCATGCCGGATGGACAGCGGAGCATGACGGCCAGCGATTCGGGCTTCATGGCCGGGTCCACCATACGCCGGCTCGGCAGGTCGCTGCCGAAGGGCAGTGGAACGGGGATGATTATGACATGCGGATTAGCGGCACGATGGAAGAGACGGCCTTGTTCGGCGGACATCTCCGGATGCGCCGCGAAATTCGCAGCCGGCTCGGGGAGAACCGGATTACGATAACCGACACGGTCGAAAATGCCGGGTTCGAGCCATGCCCGCATATGATTCTGTATCACTTCAACTTCGGATTCCCATTGCTGACGGAGAGCGCAGAGCTTGCCTTTCCTTCAGGCGCCGTCAAGCCCCGGGAGGAAGAGACGCCGCTGGCGGATTACGACCGCTGGCAGGCGCCGACAGCCGGCTATATGGAGCGCTGCTATTATCATAAACCGGATGCTCCGAAGCGTGCCGCGGCGAGTATCCGACAGCCTCAATTCCCGCAGGCGGGCGGACGCCATATCCCGCTGAAGGTTACGCTCAGCTGGGGGACGGATACGCTTCCGCAGCTGGTGCAGTGGAAACTGCCGGGCGAAGGCTCGCATGTGCTGGGCATCGAGCCGGCGAACTGCGGCATGGACGGCGCTCCGCCGGATGAGGCCGACCGCCTGCGGGTCAAGCTGCAGCCGGGCGAGCAGGTTCGTTATGAGCTGGAGTTGAACATCGGGTAG
- a CDS encoding NHLP leader peptide family RiPP precursor has product MTQKQDLYNQIIEKAWNDPAFKAALLANPHAAILEAFNVEIPASIQLTALEETPDKFYIVIPPADNTVNGQW; this is encoded by the coding sequence ATGACACAGAAACAAGACCTGTACAATCAAATTATCGAAAAAGCGTGGAATGACCCGGCATTTAAAGCAGCCCTGTTAGCTAACCCGCATGCAGCGATTCTCGAAGCCTTCAACGTTGAAATTCCTGCTTCCATCCAACTGACCGCTCTGGAAGAAACGCCGGACAAGTTCTACATCGTCATACCGCCCGCCGACAATACGGTAAACGGTCAATGGTAA